From Pirellulales bacterium:
CGACAGGGTCATCGGTTGGGCAACGGCCAGCGCCGCCGCGCCCGGCGCATCCAAGGCGTTGTCGATTGGACGTGTAGCCTGCGCTGCCGCGGCCGGGAGCGGAGCTGGCGACTGCGCCGTCTGCTCGGCCAGCTTCGCAACTTCCGAGTATTCGGCTGGGCGGAATTGGAGCGGCGCCGGGGATTGCACGACCGCGCGACCGATGGTCAGGATTCCCTGAAATTCGGCGGCCTGGGGAAGGTCGCAGCCAACGGCGTCGTTGCAAGTGTGAAATCCGATGATTCCGCCGATGGGATACGCGCCTGATTTGGCCAATTGCGGAATTTCGATTTGGGCCGTCCAGCGGATCGGCGCTTCGTAGTATCGCACGACCCCTTCGAGGCCCGCGCCCGCGGGCTTTTCGAGCGGCTTCTGATTTGCTTCGGGGCGGGTATAGCGCAAGCCCGAAGATTGCGTGAGCGCGATGAGCGTCGGCTTGCCGAGTCCGACGGCGCGCGGATCGCGGTCGGACAGCGCATAAATGTGGTAGCCATCGGTCGGCTCAGCGGCTAGGACGAGCGTGGCGATGCTTCCCGGCGCGGTGACGGAAGGCTCGATCCAGCCGCGCAGGACGACATGCGCCCCGCTCGGCTTGAATTGACCGGAATTTCCGAACGGCGCCGCCGGGCGAGCTTCTGGAATCGGCGGCTGCCGCGCTCCCCTTTCGATCGCTCCTCCCTCGGTGCGCCTCACATCCCCCTTCTTCGGCTCGGCGAGCGTTGCGCTGAATTTGAACGATTTCGGCGGCAGGCATTTCTCTTCGCCCAAGCACCGCTGGGCACTCACGGCGCCGCCGATCTTGAGCGCGGCCGGATCGACGCCGTTGGTCAGTTCGATCGGCAAGCGCCACGAGACTCGCCCCTCGTGAGTTTCAATCGGCAGGTCGCCATAGGCCGCACTGTGACCGACCTTGGGGGCCGGATCGGCCGAGAAATCCCCGGCGTTACGAAAGTCTTTGCTCGGATCGAGCTTGATCTTGGTCTTGTTTGGCCCGCCGGGAGACTGCGTGATCGAAAAGATGTGCCAGCCGGCCGGAATCTCGGCCGTGATCGTGAGTTGGGCGGGCTGTTTTCCCTCGGCCTTGGTGAAGCTGGCCGCAACGTCCAATTCTCCTTCGTCCCCCCCCAAGACGACCGAACTGCCAAACCGGCTGCCTGATACGGGCGGTTGGGCGCGAGTTGCCGGCGTCACGGCCGCCATCACGGCCAAGGAGAGGCCCAGCCGTATTATCCAACCAATCGAGGCCATCGGTTTTCAGTTCCGGGTTATCAGCAATTAGCGCAACAGCAATGCACGCCCATAACTATACGCGTCAAGGCGCCCGTTAGTTTATCGCCGCAAAACTCGCTGGGTCAATGTCGGCACTGATCTGCGAGTGCACTGGGCTTGCAGGCCGGTTGGATTGCCCAGCCAACGCGGGCGATTTCATCGAAGTTGCGGTCGTTGTCTCGGCCGAAGGAGTACCATTCGCAGACGGCTTTGTGGCTTTCCGGTCATCTTCTTTGATGTGGACCGGGATCGCTTGCTGGTCCATCAGTTTGCCGAGAATCAGAAATCCCGCTAGCACCGCGAAAGCGGCGATCCAGACCCACGCGGAGAGCCGATGGAGCTTAACGTGCTCTTTGGGATTGAGCACGTGATAGGCCAACGCGCCAGCGATGATCGAACAGGTCAGCGCGCCGAAGCCGACCAATTGA
This genomic window contains:
- a CDS encoding thioredoxin family protein; protein product: MASIGWIIRLGLSLAVMAAVTPATRAQPPVSGSRFGSSVVLGGDEGELDVAASFTKAEGKQPAQLTITAEIPAGWHIFSITQSPGGPNKTKIKLDPSKDFRNAGDFSADPAPKVGHSAAYGDLPIETHEGRVSWRLPIELTNGVDPAALKIGGAVSAQRCLGEEKCLPPKSFKFSATLAEPKKGDVRRTEGGAIERGARQPPIPEARPAAPFGNSGQFKPSGAHVVLRGWIEPSVTAPGSIATLVLAAEPTDGYHIYALSDRDPRAVGLGKPTLIALTQSSGLRYTRPEANQKPLEKPAGAGLEGVVRYYEAPIRWTAQIEIPQLAKSGAYPIGGIIGFHTCNDAVGCDLPQAAEFQGILTIGRAVVQSPAPLQFRPAEYSEVAKLAEQTAQSPAPLPAAAAQATRPIDNALDAPGAAALAVAQPMTLSAVILFSLLGGLILNLMPCVLPVIGLKILAFVEQGGKSRGHIFALNLWYSLGLIAVFMALATLAAYAGLAWGQHFQSVAFNVVLSAIVFVMALSFLGVWEIPIPGFVGSGKAVEVAAREGAVGAFAKGALTTVLATPCSGPFLGSVFGYALKQPPQIVYLLFGCIGLGMASPYLVIGAFPNLVRFLPKPGAWMDTFKQMMGFVLLGTVVYLFSFLKRDYLIPTFALLIGLWSGCWWIGRTPLTAELGRKLRAWLVGGAVAAAVGAFAFIVLVPGPALLDWQPFSQTRLKQLTSEGKTVLVDFTADWCPTCKWNLRFAINTTEVRDIVKRNEVVPLVADWTEESTEIKAALASLRSQSIPVLAVFPADRPQTPIVLRDLVSRSQVLDALEQAGPSRKEVGTAGAAQAAEKPPGVAALR